The DNA region ATCTGCAGCCGGTCGCCGAGCGCATCACGCTCCTGCACCGTCGCGACGCCTTCCGGGCGGCGCCGCATTCGGTCGACCAGATGCGCGAGCATGTGGCCGGAGGCCGCATGGACTTCCATCTCGGCCAGGTGGTCGGGCTGAAGGGCAAGGCGCCCGATCTCGAAGCGGCCATCATCCGCCGCGACGACAACTCGACCTTCGAGGTCGCCTGCGACGCCATCCTGCCCTTCTTCGGGCTGACCATGAAACTCGGCCCGATCGGCAATTGGGGCCTCAACCTCAACGAGAACCTGGTCCCGGTCGATACCCAGAAATTCGAGACCTCGACGCCTGGCATCTTCGCCATCGGCGACATCAACACCTATCCGGGCAAGCTCAAGCTGATCCTCTCCGGCTTCCACGAGGCGGCGCTCGCGGCCCAGAAGGTGCACCGCTACGTTTATCCGGACAAGAAGCTGTTGTTCCAATACACGACCTCGTCCTCCAATCTGCAGAAGAAGCTCAAGGTCGCATGAAGCCTGCCGGCAGAGTGATGCCCCCTCGGCCGGACCGCGTGCCGGGATAGAAGAGCAAGCGATGCCGGACTATCTGCGCCCTCCCACCTTGCAGGCAGCCCTAGTGGCTCTGGCCCAGGGCGGGCGCGCAGCGAGGCACCATGATGGCCATCCGCTCGTCGTGCTTGCCGGCGCAACCGACATCTATCCGGCGCGCGCCGCGAAACAGGCCTGGCTCGAGTCCTTTCCGCGCGATTTCCTCGACATCAGCCAGATCCCCGAGCTGAGAGGCATAAGCAGCGATGGGCGGGCGACGCTGATCGGGGCCGCGACCAGCTGGACGGAGCTTGTCGAGGCGCCGTTGCCTGCCGCATACGATGCCCTGAAGCAGGCGGCCCTGCAGATCGGCGGCCGTCAGATCCAGAATCGCGGCACGCTCGGCGGCAATATCGTCAACGCCTCGCCGGCAGCGGATGGCGTGCCGCCGTTGCTGGCGCTCGACGCGAGAGTCGAGATCGCCTCGGCGCAGGGCCGGCGCAGCGTGCCGCTCGCGACCTTCATCCGCGGCAATCGCAAGACCGAGCTGATGCGAGACGAGCTGGTGGTCGCGATCCGCATCCCGGCCCATCGGTCCTCGGCGCGTTCGATCTTCCTCAAGCTCGGCGCCCGCTCGCATCTCGTCATCTCGATCGCCTGCGTGGCGGTGCTCCTCGACCAGGATGCCGATGGCAGGATCGCCGATATCCGCATCGCGGTCGGCGCCTGCTCGGACAAACCGGCGCGGCTCGCCGCCCTCGAGGCGGAGCTCAGTGGCGAGATATTGGGGCCGGGCTTGCTCGACCGCGTCACGCCCAAGATCGTGGCGGCGCTGACGCCGATCGACGATATCAGGGCGAGCGCCGCCTATCGCTATGACGCCGCGCGCATCCTGGTGAGACGGGCGCTGGCGCAACTCGCCGGCACATCCAGCGAAGAGCAGGTCGCGGCATGAGAGCCTCGGAATTTCTGGGCGCCGTCACGCTCGCCGTCAACGGCAGGACGGCGGAGATCGCGGCGCGCGCCGATATGCGCCTGTCGCGGCTGCTGCGCGAGGAGCTCGGCCTGACGGGCACCAAGGTCGGCTGCGATGCCGGGGATTGCGGCGCCTGCACCGTGCTCATCGACGACGAGCAGGCCTGCGCCTGTCTCGTGCCGGCGGGCCAGCTCGAGGGCAGGCGGGTCACGACCGTCGAAGGGCTCGCCAACGATCCGCTCGGCCGCGCCCTGCAGGACTCCTTCCACTATCACGGGGCGGCCCAATGCGGCATCTGCACCCCCGGCATGCTGATGGCCTCGCTCGATCTTTTGCGCCGCGAGGAGTTCGTGGACGCGGCTGCCGTCGAGACCGCGCTCGGCGGCGTGCTGTGCCGCTGCACCGGTTACCTCAAGATCTACGAGGCCGTACTCGATGCGAGGCGTTTCCTCGATATCGAGGAGACCACCGCGGAGGACCAAGTCGCGGAGACGGAGGATGAGGACGCCCAGGCAGCTGGTGCCGCCGCTGCCG from Rhizobiales bacterium GAS188 includes:
- a CDS encoding CO or xanthine dehydrogenase, FAD-binding subunit, with product MPDYLRPPTLQAALVALAQGGRAARHHDGHPLVVLAGATDIYPARAAKQAWLESFPRDFLDISQIPELRGISSDGRATLIGAATSWTELVEAPLPAAYDALKQAALQIGGRQIQNRGTLGGNIVNASPAADGVPPLLALDARVEIASAQGRRSVPLATFIRGNRKTELMRDELVVAIRIPAHRSSARSIFLKLGARSHLVISIACVAVLLDQDADGRIADIRIAVGACSDKPARLAALEAELSGEILGPGLLDRVTPKIVAALTPIDDIRASAAYRYDAARILVRRALAQLAGTSSEEQVAA